In a single window of the Caproicibacterium sp. BJN0003 genome:
- a CDS encoding aminotransferase class I/II-fold pyridoxal phosphate-dependent enzyme, with product MADSPFYNALRRHLSLGRSSFHTPGHKNAFLPKDLLSLDLTELPDTDSLYDACGPILEAEQNAAHLFGAKRTLFSSDGCTLCIQTMLHLACPEKGKVLCSRRIHRSAVNTMALLGLEPVWVKPQELLLYLQSPVQVNACYVTSPDYYGRVLDIPALAKACKEKGIPLLVDNAHGSHLAFTKPDLHPLHLGASMTADSVHKTLGVLTGGALLQIGDEQFLKNAKSAMALFGSTSPSYPIMASIDLTVKWLFEHPDAFGPVEGSIFKLKEKAASLSIPSIGDDPTRLTLDASSHGYSGEELAEFLRKNGVEPEMADSRYCVLIATPWNQPEDFERVEKALKLFSELPQKETLASNSDLPQLEELPPVVLPLREAVLSENHELPVEESVGAICAEAACPCPPGIPIVMPGELILPEAASLLKDYGFSTVKVL from the coding sequence ATGGCTGATTCTCCCTTTTATAACGCATTACGCCGTCATCTTTCTCTAGGACGGTCGTCTTTTCATACGCCCGGCCACAAAAACGCTTTTCTTCCAAAAGACCTGCTTTCTCTTGATTTAACGGAGCTGCCGGATACCGACAGTCTCTATGACGCCTGCGGCCCTATTCTGGAAGCCGAGCAGAACGCCGCCCATCTCTTTGGCGCAAAGCGAACCCTTTTTTCGAGCGACGGCTGCACACTCTGTATTCAAACGATGCTTCACCTCGCCTGTCCGGAAAAAGGCAAGGTTCTTTGTTCCCGCAGAATTCACCGCTCCGCAGTAAACACTATGGCTCTTTTAGGGCTGGAACCCGTATGGGTAAAGCCCCAAGAACTGCTGCTCTATCTACAGTCTCCGGTACAGGTAAACGCCTGCTATGTGACCAGCCCGGATTATTATGGCAGAGTGCTCGATATTCCGGCTCTCGCAAAAGCCTGCAAAGAAAAGGGGATTCCGCTCCTTGTGGATAATGCCCACGGCTCTCATCTGGCCTTTACTAAGCCCGATCTGCACCCTCTTCATCTGGGCGCTTCGATGACCGCCGATTCCGTCCACAAGACGCTGGGTGTTTTAACAGGCGGTGCTCTGCTTCAAATTGGAGATGAGCAATTTTTAAAGAACGCCAAGAGCGCTATGGCACTTTTTGGCTCTACCAGTCCTTCTTATCCGATCATGGCAAGTATCGACCTCACTGTAAAATGGCTCTTTGAGCATCCGGATGCTTTTGGACCTGTAGAAGGATCTATCTTTAAACTAAAAGAGAAAGCCGCTTCTCTTTCGATCCCTTCGATCGGTGATGATCCAACCCGACTGACACTGGACGCTTCTTCCCACGGTTATTCCGGCGAAGAGCTTGCCGAGTTTCTGCGGAAAAATGGGGTCGAACCAGAAATGGCAGACAGCCGCTACTGTGTGCTGATCGCAACCCCGTGGAACCAACCGGAAGATTTTGAGCGAGTCGAAAAAGCACTGAAATTGTTTTCAGAACTCCCTCAAAAAGAGACGCTCGCTTCGAATTCGGATCTGCCTCAATTAGAAGAGCTTCCACCGGTCGTGCTGCCGCTTCGCGAGGCAGTCTTATCCGAAAATCACGAGCTTCCGGTAGAAGAATCGGTCGGCGCTATCTGTGCCGAGGCAGCTTGTCCCTGTCCGCCCGGAATTCCGATCGTCATGCCCGGCGAATTAATTCTGCCTGAAGCTGCTTCTCTTTTAAAGGACTATGGCTTTTCTACTGTAAAAGTGTTATAA
- a CDS encoding PSP1 domain-containing protein, translating to MAEVIGIRFKNQGKIYYFDPDGQIVHLGDMAVVETTRCTECGEVAMENRHIEDSHVVQPLKKLIRIATKEDLEHQEENHQKEKVAFGICEKKIAAHNLEMKLVDVEYTFDNSKILFYFTADGRVDFRELVKDLASVFRTRIELRQIGVRDEAKMLGGLGICGRPFCCSQFLDGFQPVSIKMAKEQGLSLNPTKISGTCGRLMCCLKYEQEAYEDLLHSTPSQGSLVATPDGRGMVTGVNLLSGILQVHLDSAAADAASVGYSVKNCKMLRPPLPRQKQKKNPPKEDSSPAKDE from the coding sequence ATGGCCGAAGTAATTGGCATTCGCTTTAAAAATCAGGGAAAAATTTATTATTTTGACCCAGACGGACAAATTGTTCATCTGGGAGACATGGCAGTCGTAGAGACTACCCGCTGCACCGAATGCGGGGAAGTCGCCATGGAAAACCGACATATAGAGGATTCTCATGTGGTTCAGCCGCTTAAAAAGCTGATTCGTATCGCCACAAAAGAGGATCTTGAACATCAGGAAGAAAACCATCAAAAAGAAAAGGTTGCTTTCGGAATCTGTGAGAAAAAAATTGCTGCTCACAATCTTGAAATGAAACTGGTCGATGTTGAATATACTTTTGATAACAGTAAAATTCTTTTCTATTTTACTGCAGACGGCCGGGTAGATTTTCGTGAACTTGTCAAAGATCTGGCGAGTGTTTTCCGCACGCGGATCGAATTGAGACAGATTGGCGTACGTGACGAGGCTAAAATGTTAGGCGGTCTCGGAATCTGCGGCAGACCATTCTGCTGCAGCCAATTTCTCGATGGATTTCAACCGGTTTCCATTAAGATGGCAAAAGAGCAGGGCCTTTCTTTAAACCCCACCAAAATCAGCGGGACCTGCGGCAGACTGATGTGCTGTTTAAAGTATGAGCAGGAAGCCTATGAGGATCTTCTTCATTCCACCCCCTCTCAGGGAAGTTTGGTCGCAACACCGGATGGACGCGGAATGGTTACCGGAGTAAATCTTCTCTCCGGAATCTTACAGGTTCATCTTGATTCTGCTGCTGCGGACGCCGCTTCGGTGGGATACTCTGTGAAAAACTGTAAAATGCTGCGCCCGCCGCTCCCCCGCCAAAAGCAAAAAAAGAACCCGCCAAAAGAGGATTCTTCCCCTGCAAAGGACGAATAA
- a CDS encoding tRNA1(Val) (adenine(37)-N6)-methyltransferase — protein MDSILLPGEKLEPFGSGNQVIVSAVHHFSTDTILLADFSMPKKGSRCAEFGTGCGLISLLWCQKSAPEKVWAIDFQEDACSQARRSASLNHFSEMSVLSLDLRKILELPAKGLPLPLNLDLVACNPPYQPTDAGQHNQIQGKTSARHETGCTFREVASSAARLLRWGGRFCCCLPPRRLAESFSVLQDVGLEPKKMRLVQHRAQNQPFLFLLESRRGGNSGMEVLPTLTLEAENGSCSPEMFKIYGDYKNKSSLSENPSASLKQQGGSV, from the coding sequence ATGGATTCCATCCTGCTGCCCGGCGAAAAGCTGGAACCTTTCGGAAGTGGAAATCAAGTGATTGTAAGCGCCGTTCATCACTTTAGCACGGATACTATCCTGCTTGCAGATTTTTCCATGCCCAAAAAAGGATCTCGCTGTGCAGAATTTGGCACCGGCTGCGGATTGATTTCTCTTCTCTGGTGTCAAAAAAGTGCTCCCGAAAAAGTTTGGGCGATCGATTTTCAGGAAGATGCCTGTTCGCAAGCAAGACGCAGTGCCTCTCTTAATCATTTTTCAGAAATGAGTGTTCTTTCACTGGATCTGCGCAAAATTTTGGAACTGCCCGCGAAAGGGCTTCCTCTTCCGCTCAATCTTGATCTTGTCGCCTGTAATCCACCTTATCAGCCGACAGATGCAGGGCAGCACAATCAAATCCAAGGAAAGACCTCCGCCCGCCACGAAACAGGCTGTACCTTTCGAGAAGTTGCTTCTTCTGCTGCTCGTCTTTTGCGCTGGGGTGGACGTTTTTGCTGTTGTCTTCCCCCGCGGCGTCTTGCAGAATCTTTTTCCGTTTTGCAAGATGTTGGACTAGAACCAAAAAAGATGCGTCTTGTACAGCATCGTGCCCAAAATCAACCATTTTTATTTTTATTGGAATCCCGACGCGGTGGAAATTCCGGCATGGAAGTTCTCCCCACTTTAACTTTGGAAGCAGAAAACGGAAGCTGTTCTCCGGAAATGTTCAAAATTTACGGCGATTATAAAAACAAAAGCAGCCTTTCGGAAAATCCGTCGGCATCTTTAAAACAACAAGGAGGTTCCGTATGA
- a CDS encoding cyclic-di-AMP receptor, whose product MKLILAIVSNDDAPAVNRSLTKERFQVTKLSTTGGFLKAGNTTLMIGTDDDKVDHVIKLIASQSSRRTQLVPSATTMDVGMYSSFPIEVTVGGATVFVLDVDRFQKV is encoded by the coding sequence ATGAAACTGATTCTGGCTATTGTGAGCAATGACGACGCCCCTGCAGTAAACCGCAGTCTAACCAAAGAGCGCTTTCAGGTGACAAAGCTCTCGACAACCGGCGGATTCTTAAAAGCGGGAAATACCACTCTTATGATTGGTACAGACGACGATAAGGTTGATCATGTGATCAAGCTGATTGCTTCCCAGAGCAGCCGCCGCACGCAGCTTGTTCCCAGCGCTACCACGATGGACGTTGGCATGTACTCTTCCTTCCCCATCGAGGTTACAGTTGGCGGTGCGACCGTCTTTGTACTCGATGTAGATCGTTTTCAAAAGGTCTGA
- a CDS encoding DUF362 domain-containing protein: MAYKITDACISCGTCAGQCPVGAISEGDGQFVIDEGTCISCGSCAGACPVGAIEEG; encoded by the coding sequence ATGGCATATAAAATTACGGACGCTTGCATTTCCTGCGGCACCTGCGCTGGTCAGTGCCCGGTCGGAGCGATCTCTGAGGGCGACGGTCAGTTCGTTATTGACGAAGGTACCTGCATTTCCTGTGGTTCCTGCGCTGGCGCATGCCCTGTTGGTGCAATCGAGGAAGGCTAA
- the yfbR gene encoding 5'-deoxynucleotidase, which yields MFHFFAMLSRMKYIHRWGLMRNSRPENLCEHSYETAVLAHALCLLRNRRFGGHVNPERAAALALFHDCTEILTGDLPTPVKYGNQKIQSAYKEVEHDAAGRLLSLLPKELQGDYRTLFLQDAPGDEELRPLVKVADKLSALIKCTEETGTGSLEFSTAKETLLSSIHAMHLPEAEAFLEEFLPSYRLTLDELESPVEGNPQN from the coding sequence TTGTTCCATTTTTTTGCGATGCTTTCCCGTATGAAATATATTCACCGCTGGGGTTTAATGCGTAACTCCCGCCCCGAAAATCTCTGTGAACACAGTTATGAAACCGCTGTTCTTGCTCATGCTCTCTGTCTTCTGCGCAACCGGCGCTTCGGCGGTCATGTCAATCCGGAGAGGGCCGCTGCACTGGCGCTTTTCCATGACTGCACCGAAATTTTAACCGGGGATCTTCCGACGCCGGTAAAATATGGTAACCAAAAAATTCAATCTGCTTATAAAGAAGTCGAGCATGATGCCGCTGGAAGACTTCTTTCTCTTCTTCCAAAAGAGCTGCAGGGAGACTACCGTACGCTCTTTCTGCAGGATGCTCCGGGAGATGAGGAACTGCGTCCGCTGGTAAAAGTTGCCGACAAGCTCAGCGCTCTCATCAAATGTACAGAGGAAACCGGAACCGGCAGTCTGGAATTTAGCACAGCAAAAGAAACGCTGCTCTCTTCGATTCACGCCATGCACCTGCCGGAAGCCGAAGCTTTTCTGGAGGAATTTTTGCCAAGCTACCGACTCACACTGGACGAATTGGAATCCCCGGTAGAGGGCAATCCTCAAAATTGA
- a CDS encoding ATP-binding protein gives MKLLLPESIGSQRFRQDLEDAFENGRFPHAVLLEGTSDSTLPIAKLLAAACVCTDDTARPCGHCAGCKKALLDCHPDISLLSGEGGARSFHKESITFLRSDAAIRPNEAACKVYILADAQNLSEQAQNALLKTLEEPFSAVQFFLTAENASALLPTIRSRVQTFRLEAKISQPDPLSKTLCEKICHGDEFGFLCECAQLFRDKPHTDTIFHDMILLFRDALILRCGGKPLCDMESAKLLSKGLTKAKLFSFVRIAQEEQDALHRNANVPLLLTHFASLIFSGEE, from the coding sequence ATGAAGCTGCTTCTTCCGGAAAGCATCGGTTCCCAAAGGTTTCGGCAGGATTTAGAAGATGCTTTTGAAAACGGCCGATTCCCTCACGCAGTCCTTTTAGAGGGGACTTCGGATTCTACACTGCCGATTGCAAAGCTGCTCGCCGCTGCCTGTGTCTGCACGGATGATACCGCGCGTCCATGCGGCCACTGCGCCGGATGCAAAAAGGCACTTTTGGACTGTCACCCGGATATTTCCCTGCTCTCAGGGGAAGGCGGTGCGCGGTCATTTCACAAAGAATCTATTACATTTCTGCGCTCCGATGCTGCAATTCGTCCTAACGAGGCTGCCTGCAAAGTCTATATTTTGGCAGACGCCCAAAATCTGAGCGAGCAGGCACAAAACGCGCTTTTAAAAACGCTGGAAGAACCGTTTTCTGCGGTCCAGTTCTTTCTGACTGCAGAAAATGCTTCTGCACTTCTGCCCACCATTCGTTCCCGCGTACAGACTTTCCGTCTGGAAGCAAAAATTTCCCAGCCGGATCCACTCAGCAAAACGCTCTGCGAAAAGATCTGTCATGGCGATGAATTTGGATTCTTGTGCGAATGTGCGCAGCTTTTTCGAGATAAACCCCATACAGATACCATTTTTCATGATATGATCCTGCTTTTTCGGGATGCTTTGATCCTAAGATGCGGCGGAAAACCGCTCTGTGATATGGAAAGCGCAAAGCTTCTCTCTAAAGGGTTGACAAAAGCAAAGCTGTTCTCTTTTGTTCGCATTGCACAGGAAGAGCAGGATGCGCTGCACCGCAATGCAAATGTTCCTCTGTTGTTAACTCATTTTGCTTCTTTGATTTTTTCTGGGGAAGAATAA